ttaaacgaacaacaatgtttttttttagacagcagtggcttcttccatggagtcctcccatgaacaccattcttggccatagttttacatatagttgatgtgttcacatagatattggactatgccagtgatttctgtaagtctttagcagacactctaggattcttttttacctctgagtattctgcgctgagctTTTGGCGTCAttttttgggagagaagcaacagtgccaaattctctcaatttgtagacaactGTTCTAAAACATATAAAATTTGGTAACAAATTGTAAACACCTCGGTTTCAATTGATTAATCGCCGAACCCCCTCCtctagggccgctgtgggtcttggtttttgttcataccgatcgagcacagacaatTCAACccatgaggtttctgctgaaaccataagcacctgactgcgatcaactgCAAGACacctgattggtgaaaaggtttcctcttgatgggttggaacGGAAACCCGCACCCACCGCGGTCCTTTGTGGAATAGCTTGCCCAGCCCTGGTCTAAGAGCTTTTGTGGCTACTTGTCTTATGGTTTTGGTGAGAGATGGTCAAAGCGGCTGGTTTCTGACCCCTGGAAAGGAGGTGTCTGACATTCTTACGGGTGCACATTTCCAGGCGGTACACCCGTTACTTTGGGAGCAAAGGAGACGCATCCCCTTCGCTCAGTCACTACGCCCTGACGCACTACAAACTGTGGGAGAAGAAGATCGAGGAGTGGCAAGCGCCGGTACTGCAGGACAGGTAACAAATTTATagtgatgtgaaaaaattaggacacgccgttaaatattcagttacttattaagaaatgttcacatatcagtgtctgatcttgtttttctttatctctggaaaagaaagtgatttaatagcaggtaaacagcaaaaatttgcaatattttgctcattaaatgcatattctaactgaggaaaaagttaggacaccctaccacctaatagctagtgttaccccctttggccaattttaatgaattttaacgctttttgtagccatctaccagtctttgacatcggtctaaagaaagtttgcccccagTCCtcgacgcagaatactttcagctgtgagatgtataAGGGTTCCTTGCATCTAcagcaccccacagcatctaaatgggattaagatctgagctttgactcggccattccaggactcattTCTTCCTTTACAGCCAGTCCtttgtggatttactggtatgttttaggtcattgtcaagttgcagggtccagtttcgcttcggcctgaattttttcacagatgatctcgcaTGTTTCTTCAGCACCCTCTGAGACACGATAGAATCCAAGGTAGtacctatgatggtgagctggccaggtccagctgtagcaaagcatccccaaactatgacagttccacctccatgcttcacaagtGGTATgaagttcttttcctggaatgctgtatcaggtttacgccaaacatgttctGATGTCCAAAGaatattattccagaagtcctggtctttgtctacattcactttggctaacttcagtctggcctctgtatgttcttcttggagaacaaaagtttcctccttgcagactagaggagttccaaaaaatcgattattacatgcatcgcgattcgacacttgATTACAattcataaaggttaaaaaaagatgattttcactcataactttatgacagccactcgtagcggaacgaaattcaagacacgtctgacgCCCGGACAACGTTAGGACACACGCAAaatgttatgatggatgctcccgGTTACTGGGAGAgatatttactcctttttaaaagactggaaaataaatttgtgtatgagacaggcaggcacATCCGGAGGTTgcgcttttgtgcgcaagttattttttagagcaagaaggtaagagagatagttcgttgctccttgtctttcagatgtccagcagtagttttaaggcatttcaattgaaaaatgtcctgagtgtgttgctaagacctgtgtgcgtctataagaggtgagtacaagaACCCTCTTGtattgtttagcctttattgttgttgtttttgagatgtttatAGTTAGCTccaagctaattcgctaacgtgtatttcatatgcagaacgtgtaaaaccatgattaagtacagcggtaacactccaaacatgtgaaatagtacagaaatctattGTTGCAAGTGCTGCCTGGGAGCTGACAGGCGTGTGTGCGCGTGGGCGGGCagggagagaagaaagtgcacgcactgtaatgagtgtgtgtgtggcggtgttgttttttttattttttatgtgctcGTCAATAAACGCCACAAGTTAAAAGTGATcaagagcagttgtgatttccacctgtcactcccaagttacacaagggaggtaacactgtggaaacaaagtatattgcttaaaataggtcttatttctaaagacactttgtgtccagaaaatgtggaattcattccaccagtgtaagggcagctttttgtttaaTGGGCATATTTCCATAGTTCCTGTTGAGTCATAGggatattataaataaataatggacataaatttgtttggctactttattaatcagtAATATACGattcatcgataatcgtgataaccgcgatcatcgtcaatacggtgatcatcgttcaaaaatcgaatcatggggtgcctaagatggcacaccccgatTGCACACCTCACATGAAGGTTAAACCTGTGAAgtctctgattgtagaggcatgcactttcacatcaacagtagcaagagcctgctgtaggtcccgtgattacatttgagggtttttggagacttcttttagcatctaggCGGTCTATTCTCAGGGCGAACTTGCTTGgatggccagacctgggcatgttggtagttgttttgaatgtcctccacttgtagactattttccggacagtggaatggctgattttatattcgagatcttttgaaatcccttgacagactcataagcgtctccaatcttctttctgaaggcttcAGACAGCTtcgttgatctcaccatggggttttctctcacttcaacagtcagtcactgttgaagGTATTTCTTAGTTGAGTGGGGCAAATgttcttgtgaaagaatattttattcatgcttataaaacacataactgcTGTGATACTATATTCATTTGTGCTGTGACTGTATCCATGTTCGTGTGCTTTACCtatttctttgaacataataCAAAGGGTTTCTGTGGACTGTCTTATCTGATTTTACTCCCCCTTGGACCAGCTAGCGCTAGTTTTCCAAGGTCGTAACTCACCATGTTTTTCAGCTGAAAATCACTAGAGGTGGGCTGTAATAAGTTTCGTTTTTGCTTTCATAGTAGGTATCGTTTTCATAGTAAGCAACTCCCTTTTAACAAGCATATGTAAACCCTTGTAAACCTTTGTACTCCTGCGTGTTCACAGCATCTGGCTGGAGCACACTACGGTATTGTACCCTGGATATATACCTCATGTtctataaagtcttcgaagcaggcaatccttggctgtgttgattcatttctcatttgagctatcgagttgacacttttcttggagttcaaagttgaatttccctgacagttcttcagaccgatgtcaagcaCTGGTAGATGGCTCCAAAACGTGTCTCTCTGAAGTTATTTCAACCAAagcgggtaacactagctagtaCGTTGTAGGGTGTCCTAAATTTTTCCTAAGTtagaatttgcatttaatgagtaaaacaatgttaatttttgttgttttcctgCAATTTCTTAattaagaactgaatatttaatgggctgTCCTAATTTTTCACATGATTGTACCTTCTGAACTGCGAGGCAAGGTCTTACTTTGGGTATGGGATGTTTAGTTCGCTGCCCTCCTGGTACAAGTCGGCCTTATTCAACGAGCTGTACTTCGTGGCCGACGGGGGGACGGTGTGGACGGAATTGCAAGAGGACGCGGACGTCAGCGGAGGTGTACGTAGCCGGGACGGCGGGCTACCGGCCCAGCCGCCTGTTGTCCAAGAGTACGGTCGCTTTGCCTACCTGGAAGGTGAACAGAGTGCGCTTCCTCCCGAGCGGTTGGAACTTTGCTCAAACGTCACATGCTTTTTCACGTCAGGTCAGGAGTACAGAATGTACAACACTTACGACGTGCACTTTTACGCGTCTTTTGCACTTATCATGCTGTGGCCCAAACTTGCTTTGAGTGTGCAGTACGATATCGGTAGGGTTTTTAGTCTTGTTTTCATACGGGGGGGGTGAGGTTTGGCTGTGTTCTCTGACGGGAATCTCTACCTAGCCGGCAGCGTGGTTCAGCAGGATTTAACTGAGAGATTGCACCTGATGAGCGGACGCTGCGCCGCGGTCAAAGCCAAAAACGTGGTGCCTCACGACATCGGAGATCCAGGTACATGCTCGTATCTTCAAAAGCAGAAAAATCAAACTTAGTCGGACTTTTTTGTAGACGACGAGCCATGGCAAAGGGTGAACGCTTATCTGATACACGACACCGCCTATTGGAAGGACTTGAACCTCAAGTTTGTCCTGCAAGTCTACCGGGACTATCATCTCACCCAGGACATGCAGTACCTTACGGACATGTGGCCCATCTGCCAGGTAGCGCTGATGTTCTTGTCCTTTTTTGAAAACTTGTTAGACTCCCGTTTTGGCCGGTTTTCCTCCAGGCGGTGATGGAGTCAGAGTTGAAGTTTGACCTGGACGGAGACGGCTTGATCGAGAACTCTGGTTTCGCCGACCAGACTTACGATGGCTGGACGGTAACGGGACCAAGGTCGGAGGAGACTCGCGGGACGCCACGCTTTGCCTGGACCTTCAACGTCTCTGTTCTGTGTTGCAGTGCTTACTGCGGCGGGCTGTGGCTAGCGTCTCTGTGCGTCATGTGCAAAATAGCCAGCCTGGTCGATGACGAGGCGGCGCAACGACGCTACAGAGACCTGTTGGACCGAGGCCGCGTGGCTTTTGATAAACTGCTTTGGAATGGTAAGACGCCAAGTTTCCCTCAAATTTCTTCGATTTATCCGGATTTCAACAGGCAAGTACTACAACTACGATAGCAGCGGGAGAGAGTTTTCCAACAGCGTCATGTCAGACCAGTGTGCCGGCCAGTGGTTCCTGAGAGCATCTGGGCTTGGCGATGGAGACTACCAGGTAGCTCACTTTTTTTCACAACAGTTCCCAGAAATAACATCGGTAGCGTCCATTCAGAGGAGTCCATCTCCTAGGCCTTTCCCAAGGAAAACATCAAGGCCGCTCTCCGATCGGTCTTCGACTTGAACGTGATGAGCTTCGGCGGCGGTCAGATGGGGGCTGTGAACGGCATGCGGCCCGAGGGTGTGGCCGACCGCTCCAGCGTCCAGTCCGACGAGGTTTGGATCGGTGTGGTGTATGGACTGGCTGCCACCATGATCCACGAGGTTGGTAACATTTGTCCGAACTTCTGCCCTGAGGGCCAAaatacagatacagtggggcaaataagtatttagtcaaccacaaattgtgcaagttctcccacttgaaaatattagagaggcttgtaacatgggtaaacttcaaccatgagagacataatgtgggaaaaaaaaaaatgaaaatcacattgtttgatttttaaagaatttatttgcaaatcatggtggaaaataagtatttggtcaatagcaaaagttcatctcaatactttgttatgtaccctttgttggcaataccggaggccaaacgttttctgttactcttcacaagcttttcacatactgttgctggtattttggcccattcctccatgcagatctcctccagagcagtgatgttttggggctgtcgttgggcaacacggactttcaactccctccacagattttctatggggttgtgatctggagactggctaggccactccaggaccttgaaatccttcttacgaagccactcctttgttgccctggctgtgtgtttgagattatttttaatgctgaaagacccagccacgtctcatcttcaatgcccttgctgatggaaggagattttcactcaaaatctctcgatacatggccccattcattctttcctttacagaaatcagtcatcctggtccctttgcagaaaaaacggccccaaagcatgatgtttccacccccatgcttcacagggggtatggtgttcttcggatacaattgagtattctttctcctccaaacacgagtacctgtgtttcttccaaaaagttctattttggtttcatctggccataacacattcttccagtcctcttctggatcatccaaatgctctctagggaACCGCagccgggcctggatgtgtactttcttcagcaggggggtacgtctggcagtgcaggatttgagtctctggcggcgcattgtgttactgatagtagcctttgttactgtggtcccagctctctgtaggtcattcactaggtccccccgtgtggttctgggatttttgttcaccgttcttatcattttgacgccacggggtgagatctttcatggagccccagattgagggagattatcagtggtctcgtatgtcttccattttctaataattgctcccacagttgatttctttacaccaagcgttttacctaatgcagattcagtcttcccagcctggtgcaggtctacaattttgtctctggtgtccttcgacagcactttggtcttggccatagtggagtttggagtgtgactgactgaggttgtggacaagtgtcttttataccgataatgagttaaaacaggtgccattaatacaggtaacgagtggagcctcgttagaagaagttctatctctttgacagccagaaatcttgcttgttttccactctcatttggaaataaattctttaaaactcaaacaatgtgattttctgggttttttttccacattctttctcttatggatgttgacaattacaggcctctctaatcttttcaaggaggagaacttgcacaattggtggttgactaaatacttactgccccactgtattttcacGTTCTCCCTCAGGGCATGTTAGCGGAAGGTATGCGCACGGCTGAAGGATGCTACCGCACGGCGTGGGAGCGGCTGGGCATGGCCTTTCAGACGCCAGAAGCGTACTGTGAAAAGTCCATCTACCGTTCGCTGGCGTACATGAGACCACTCAGCATCTGGGCCATGCAGCTTGCTCTGGACCGCTCGCGTCTCGGTCCTCAAGTTTCTGCTTCTTGAGCTCCGTCACGGTCCCTTTCGAAAACCCAATTTTTTATCCGTTAGGTTTGTCCGCAACGTACGGACAATAGCGTTACTTGAATTCTCTTTGTCCTTTTTTCCTGCAAAATCATGTTCCGACAACACTGTCAGCACACGTTACGTGAGTACTGTTCGTTATTGCAGGTGCTTGTGGATGGACCATTCAAATaatctgttgttataatgagtaAAAGACGTCCgtaatttttttggggtgtgttGGCCCATCTAATGTAGCACTCCTAAATGTTTTCCACCTCCTAAATTGAATGACAATCCTGAATAAATCACTGAAGAGACTAcagttttgtatatttttatctTTGGTAACATGAACCGAcgtccagcagagggcgccaaacgctGATATTTTCTTAAGAAATTTTCCGACTCAATTTTGAAGCTTCTGCCACCTAGTGGAAAACCATTTACCGGTATATGTTGTCACAGAAAATTCTACGGGGTCCTtcaagggacatcgacagaaataaaacaatttggtgcgcaccagatagtttctagtgtgccCCACATACTATCTGATGTGCACAAGATAGTTTCTAATGCGCACCACCTTTCTAGTGCGTACCACATTCTATCTGGTgcccaccacatactatctggtgcgcaccagattgttaaatttttttatttctgtcgatgtggcTCTAGCGGCTCTGTAATAATCAATGGTTGGTGCGCACCAGACAGTTTCTattgtgcaccacatactatctgatgTGCACCACATAGCTcccagtgcgcaccacataccatctggtgtgcaccacataGCTCCTACTGCGCACCACCCACTATTTGGTGCACACCATATATAGTGTGCATCACATATTAACTGGTGCGCACCTGAGTTTATAGTGCGCACCGCATACTATctgatgcgcaccagatagtttctagtgtgcactgCATGCTATCTGATACACATCAgccagtttctagtgcgcaccacatactatctggtgtgcaccagattgttttttttctttctgtcatCGTCCCTCTAGGAGCTgcgaaataaccaattcccggtgcgcaccagatagtatctaatgtgcaccacatactatctggtgcacaccagatacttTCTGGTGCGCACAGCATACTGATACTCACCAGACAGTTTcttgtgcgcaccacatacaatcttgtgcgcaccagattgtttaaatttatttctgtTGATGTCTCTCTAGGGGCTCCGTGATAATCAATGGCTGGTGCAAACCAGATAGAtaatgtgcaccagatagtttctagtgtgcacagCATACTATCtaatgcgcaccacatactatgatGTGCACCACATAGctcctagtgcgcaccacatactatctggtgccagatagtatgtggtttcTAGTGAGCATCACATAGCTTTTAGTGTGCACCGCATACTATGtgatgcgcaccagatagtatgttgtgcgcaccacatactatctggtgtgcaccagatagtttctagtgtgcacagCATACTATctgatgcgcaccagatagtatgttgtgcgcaccacatactatttgatgtgcaccagatagtttctagtgtgcacagCATACTATCTGATGCGCACCATATACTGTCTGATGTGCACCATATAGctcctagtgcgcaccacatactatctggtgcataccagatagtatgtggtttcTAGTGAGCACCATATAGTTTTTAGTGTGCACCGCATACTATGTGATGCGCACCAgacagtttctagtgcgcaccacatactatctggtgcgcaccagattgtttaaatttatttttgtcgaTGGCCTTCTCGGGGGCTCCTTAATAATCAATGGATGGTGTGCACTACcgacagaaataaaacaatttggtgcgcaccagatagtttctagtgtgccCCACATTCTATCtgctgtgcaccagatagtttctaatgTGCACCACATTCTGTCTGGTGCGCAcagcatactatctggtgcgcaccaaatactttctagtgtgcaccacatagtATACACAAGATAGTTTCtcgtgcaccacatactatctggtgcgcaccacatagctcatgctgcgcaccacatacaatctggtgcgcaccatattgtttaaatttattttcgtCGATGTCTTTCTCGGGGCTAAGTGATAATCAAtggctggtgcacaccagatagataATGTGCACCAAATAATTTCTAGtgggcaccacatactatctggtgcgcaccagattgtttaaatttattttatttttgtcgaTGGCCTTTTCGGGGCTCCTTAATAATCAATGGCTGGTGCGCACCACATCGaaagaaataaaacaatttggtgcgcaccagatagtttctagtgtgccCCACATTCTATCtgctgcgcaccagatagtttctagtgtgccccacaatcttggtctcacacaaaaatacacactttcccaggcttcaactgggaccgtgtgctttggtcagatgagactaagattgagctttttggcagcaaacactctaagtgggtctggcgtgcaacgaaagatgcgcatgctgaaaagcacctcatacccactgtgaagtatgggggtgggtcaatgatgctgtggggctgttttgcttccaaaggccctgggaaccttgttagggtgcatggcatcatgaatgctttgaaataccaggacattttaagtcaaaatctgttgccctctgcccgaaagctgaagatgggtcatcactgggtctttcagtaagacaatgaccctaaacatatggtcaaatctacacagaaattgttcacccagacacaaaatcaagctcctcccttggccatctcagtccccagaccttgttttgttggcaaaagggggttgtacaaagtgttAACACCAGGGGGGCTAATAatcgtgacacacattatttgatgtcaaataattttttctttatgtgggattttttccccactgaatgaatgtacttgtattgaaggttggatttttctctttttttccccattagggtcccatattatttgaaaaaaaaatatatatatattagaagctaaaaaaacacatctttttcaggggtgccaataattatggagggcactgtacagtacttatgggccgtatgttgaatgtatatatccatcttgtgtcttatctttccattccaacaataatttacaggaaaatatggcatattttatagatggtttgaatagcgattaattgcgattaattcatttttaagctgtgattaactcgattgaaaattttaatcgtttgacagccctagttttattgctttacaactttaatatgtataggaaagtcaattacatgccaggccccccctggccccctcttaaaatccgcttatgcgtcCACTCTAGTGctccaacgattaatcgattaactcgagtattcgattaggaaaaaaaagattcaaattaaattttgctgcttcgagtatttgtttaattaaagtggtgttgtaatggtttattttgaaaatgtttgcttttagttttattgatttgggtggatacactgccctcttttctgcctcatttcacatggctgaatccagctgctccgtgttaagaccaacataagcaaagtttttgtttgagctaatgttttttgtaatacattcgtaatttagattATTGGGATATTTAGCtgctttttttggtttttttttttgggagggaatatgtgtctgaaccatttgttaagagctttgtaaaaatgaataaataaattaaaaaacgttagcgttttatagcatttaagctagcggacttttactatgTACTAACTAATTAACtatttcatcgattaatcgacaactaaaataatccatcgctgcagccctagtatcaacaaagacaatggttgactgaaaatggttttatattcgataaaatgtcttgttttctcatgtatattttagggctgtcaaaattatcgcgttaacgggctttaattaattttttaaattaatcacgttaaaatatttgacgcaattaacgcactccccccactcagacagatttaaatgacagtacagtgaactgcttgttaattgtgttttatggagttttgaattggtttgaattgcgattaattacgataaatttttaagctgtaattaactcgattaaaaattttaatcgtttgacagccctagttttattgctttacaacttatatatatatatatataggaaagtctatTACATGCCAGGCCCCCCCTGCCCCCCTCTTAACACCCGCTTATGCGTccaatctagggctgcagctatcgattattttagttgtcgattaatcaattaactagttagttcgaataatcgagtaatcggataggcaacatgaaaaattaaaatacctgagctgagcctcaaacggtataaaaacaaaaacaaaaaaatgaggatatctatgtacaacaaaagaacaattggtctgctagcttaaatgctataaaatgctaacattttacaatgctcttaacaaattgttcagacacatatttccacaaaaaacggctatgtATACCTATAAAcggaattacgaatgcattaaaaaacattagctcaaacaaaaacttagcttatgttggtcttaacagggagaggTTGGGATTcatccatgtaaaatgaggcttaccagagggcagtgtttccaccctaatcagtaaaactaaatgtgAACACcagggccatttgggggccctaagcaaaataatgccaagggtcccatatttttggcccaccatttcgtcacactgtactgtgaaacccatacatgcaatccaacccatacgtccatattttgtatattaatcagattttgttgcactgcatacttcaaacttcttaccccaaatgattgtcagtacttcaagtagatagcgccaaacctttttctaaaagaggaaaagaacacagttaaggaagaacttttattttttaagcttgaaattaagtatcaaaactcacaaaagtcaactaaCGCAAActagtaaacaaaaaaaatatatatataaattaaacaattgccagattgggggccccctagtggtcaggggccctaagcagctgcatagtctgcgtataggctgagcCGGCCCTGttgaacactttcaaaatacaccattacaacaccactttaattaaacgaatactcgaagcaataaaatttaattcgaatattttttttctaatcgaatactcgagttaatcgttgcagcgcaagtccaatccatttgaagtgggaggttggcagcgaatgaactcccatttcaaatggattggacgtcaatcacCGTCGTTTGCTGCCAAACTGCTTGGAAAGAAGAACGAGATGATTGAAAACTGGATGTAATCGAGCGATTACTTCCAATCGATCGCACTTGTGGGCTTCCCGGAAGGAGCCGAGGAAAGCCGAAGTCTCTCCCCCGCCTCTTCCCTCCCTCTCCGGTGGTGGTGCAAGCAAGCAGCCATGTTGCCTCGAGCTTGTTCCGGTACGAGGGCTGTCCGCTGCGCATGAACCGCATTCGGACGCAGCTCGTCGCTCCCCCCTGCTCCAGCCcaggaagccgcagtccgcttaaaCATGGATCGGAGCACCTGATTCCCGAATCTGTGGAACATCGTCGTCATCGGGTACTAGCGATCGGGTGTTTATCGGCCGCAACGCACCGCAGTGCAGCGCGCTCCTGGCGAACGACCTTATTATTCCcgtgaaagcaaaaaaacgccAGGTTCGTGGATTTTGGACTTTGGTGGTGGTGGCACcagcctcctcctcttcctcctcttcttcctcctcctcctcctccgctGGAGCGCTAGCGGCTAGCGAACTAGCCCAGTTAGCTCCGCCTTGAAGGGAAAGTCGGGCTAGCTCGATGGGCTAAAAAAGCAAAAGAAAGGAAAATATCGGACTAAATCATTCCCAATCGGGCCATGTTAGCCTTCGACGATCTGGCGATTTTATTCTCCCGATGTTTGGATATCTCGCCGGGGACGATTGTTTGGTGTGAGTTGGCAAGGTCGGGACCGAGACCTCGCCGGGAATAACTTTGGCCTG
This sequence is a window from Corythoichthys intestinalis isolate RoL2023-P3 chromosome 13, ASM3026506v1, whole genome shotgun sequence. Protein-coding genes within it:
- the gba2 gene encoding non-lysosomal glucosylceramidase isoform X1; translated protein: MINKVLSESLCKSDNKRDPDMGEDWGERSTAELMSRYLAKETGYGVPMAGWRICLAHEFKEKRKPFQAKDVSLANIVEHIGLGIRYLRWWYKKTQVERKAPFIDMFRAQPLRQIYGAPLGGIGGGTITRGWRGEFCRWQLTPGMYHYKTVTANQFTVCLRREGQTVYQQVLSVERPPTLQGWNWGYCGEYAFYHALYPRAWTVYHLPGQNVTLTCRQVSPVIPHDYQDSSLPVALFIWDVENKNDFALDVTIMFTMLNGSGHKDDKGGGHWNEPFHLEKEGEAVSGVLLHHSAIVNPYTLCIAAREQPNREVSHQTAFSPKGTCGGLWTDLITDGRLDSPTGSSPPTPKGEKVAAALAVGCPVLPQSRNTLEFCLAWDMPVISFGARERQHHRRYTRYFGSKGDASPSLSHYALTHYKLWEKKIEEWQAPVLQDSSLPSWYKSALFNELYFVADGGTVWTELQEDADVSGGVRSRDGGLPAQPPVVQEYGRFAYLEGEQSALPPERLELCSNVTCFFTSGQEYRMYNTYDVHFYASFALIMLWPKLALSVQYDIAGSVVQQDLTERLHLMSGRCAAVKAKNVVPHDIGDPDDEPWQRVNAYLIHDTAYWKDLNLKFVLQVYRDYHLTQDMQYLTDMWPICQAVMESELKFDLDGDGLIENSGFADQTYDGWTVTGPSAYCGGLWLASLCVMCKIASLVDDEAAQRRYRDLLDRGRVAFDKLLWNGKYYNYDSSGREFSNSVMSDQCAGQWFLRASGLGDGDYQAFPKENIKAALRSVFDLNVMSFGGGQMGAVNGMRPEGVADRSSVQSDEVWIGVVYGLAATMIHEGMLAEGMRTAEGCYRTAWERLGMAFQTPEAYCEKSIYRSLAYMRPLSIWAMQLALDRSRLGPQVSAS
- the gba2 gene encoding non-lysosomal glucosylceramidase isoform X2, with translation MINKVLSESLCKSDNKRDPDMGEDWGERSTAELMSRYLAKETGYGVPMAGWRICLAHEFKEKRKPFQAKDVSLANIVEHIGLGIRYLRWWYKKTQVERKAPFIDMFRAQPLRQIYGAPLGGIGGGTITRGWRGEFCRWQLTPGMYHYKTVTANQFTVCLRREGQTVYQQVLSVERPPTLQGWNWGYCGEYAFYHALYPRAWTVYHLPGQNVTLTCRQVSPVIPHDYQDSSLPVALFIWDVENKNDFALDVTIMFTMLNGSGHKDDKGGGHWNEPFHLEKEGEAVSGVLLHHSAIVNPYTLCIAAREQPNREVSHQTAFSPKGTCGGLWTDLITDGRLDSPTGSSPPTPKGEKVAAALAVGCPVLPQSRNTLEFCLAWDMPVISFGARERQHHRRYTRYFGSKGDASPSLSHYALTHYKLWEKKIEEWQAPVLQDSSLPSWYKSALFNELYFVADGGTVWTELQEDADVSGGVRSRDGGLPAQPPVVQEYGRFAYLEGQEYRMYNTYDVHFYASFALIMLWPKLALSVQYDIAGSVVQQDLTERLHLMSGRCAAVKAKNVVPHDIGDPDDEPWQRVNAYLIHDTAYWKDLNLKFVLQVYRDYHLTQDMQYLTDMWPICQAVMESELKFDLDGDGLIENSGFADQTYDGWTVTGPSAYCGGLWLASLCVMCKIASLVDDEAAQRRYRDLLDRGRVAFDKLLWNGKYYNYDSSGREFSNSVMSDQCAGQWFLRASGLGDGDYQAFPKENIKAALRSVFDLNVMSFGGGQMGAVNGMRPEGVADRSSVQSDEVWIGVVYGLAATMIHEGMLAEGMRTAEGCYRTAWERLGMAFQTPEAYCEKSIYRSLAYMRPLSIWAMQLALDRSRLGPQVSAS